The Culex quinquefasciatus strain JHB chromosome 2, VPISU_Cqui_1.0_pri_paternal, whole genome shotgun sequence genome contains the following window.
CAGATCTTAGAGATCGCACGCTGATAGCTGCCATCCTTTGTGCGCACCGTGACGACACGGATGTTGCCGTCAGCTCCCGGGTGGACATCGGAAACGCGTCCGAGCTGCCACTTCAACGGCGGAAGGTTTTCGTCCTTCAGCAGGACCATGGTTCCGACTGCGACGTTGTCTTTCTGCTTGGTCCACTTCGTGCGGTTGTGCAGATCCGACAGGTAGAGGTTGGACCACTTCTTCCAAAGCTGCTGCGTGTAACGCTGGACGGTTTGCCAGGCCGACAATCTGTTCTCGGGAATGTGGTCGAGGTTTGGCTCAGGAATCGCAGTGAGTGGACGCTGGATCAGGAAGTGACCTGGGGTCAGCGCTTCAAAGTCTGCGGGGTCGTTGCTGAGCGGCGTGAGCGGTCGCGAGTTGAGGATCGCTTCGATCTGAACCAGCACAGTCTGGAACTCGTCATACAACAGGGTGTGCAACCCGATCGTGCGTTTGAACAGCAACTTGAAGCTCTTCACCGCGGACTCCCAGAGGCCGCCGAAGTTCGGCGAGCGGGCGGGAATGAACTTAAATTCGATGCTGTCGTTCGCTGTTTCGCGGATGATCTCCTCTTCGAATTGCTGACTTAGGAACAGCTTAGCAAGTTCGCTCAGCTCACGTCTTGCGCCGACGAAGTTCTTAGCGTTGTCACACATGACCAGCTTCGGTTTGCCACGCCGGGCAGTGAACCGTTTGAGGGCCGCCAGAAATGCCTGCGTCGTTAAGTCTGCTGCTAGTTCTAGGTGAACAGCTTTGGTGACCAGGCAGACGAAGATGGCAACGAAGCACTTCACTGGGCGAGCTCGGCGCTGCGGGTACGCGACCTGAAAAGGTCCGCAGTAGTCAACTCCGACTCGTGCGAACGGTGTGCACGGAGTGACTCGTTCGGGCGGCAGATCCGCCATGAGCTGGTCCAGAACCTTCGGCTTGACACGGAAGCAATCGACACACTTGTGGATCACCTCGCGAACGAGGTTGCGGATGTTAATCGGCCAGAACCGTTCACGCAGAGCAGAGATCAACAGTTGTTGTCCAGCGTGAAACATGGTCTCGTGATAGTGTGTAACAATAAGCTTCGTGAACGGATGACGATGGTCGAGAATGTACGGATGCTTTCGGTTGTCCGAGACTGCGGCGTGCTGCAACCGGCCGCCGACGCACAGGATTCCATCGACGATTCTTGGGTTCAGCGCAGCGATGCGGGAGTTGCTTGGAATCGCGCGATCTCTGGACAAAGCATCGTACTCTTCCGGGAAACATTCTCGTTGAGCGAGGCGCACCAGCTTCTTCAAGGCGACCTCGAGCTCTTCAGCCGTCAATGGACCAACTCTGCGACAGTGCTTGTTCGCCGCACAGCTGTTGAAACAGAAGCGGTAGATTACAGCGGTCGTCCGTATTGTCACGGTGTACGACGAATTCGCTGTAAACAGTCTGCAGGGCTCGGCGTCATGTGCAACTGCAGCGACAGCGTTGTGTTCCTCTAGTTCTTCGTGGTCGAAGTCTGCTGCGTTCGGCACTTGAGCGTGCGGCCAGTGCTGGTGGTCGAGACTCAGCCAATCGGGTCCGTTGAACCAAAGCTTTGAGTACTGCAGCTGCATCGGTGTCATGCCGCGAGAAATGATGTCAGCTGGGTTCTCTAATCCGGGCACATGGTCCCAAGATCCGCTCTCCGTCAGGTGTTGAATCTCGGACACACGGTTGGCCACGAACTGGTTCCATCTGGACGGTAGTGACGCAAGCCAGCAGCGTACGATCATGGAATCCGTCCAGAAGAATGCTTTGCCTCGGAAGTTGATGGCGTTGGCCACCTTCTCGTACAGATGCGCCAGCAGCAGAGCGGACGCCAGCTCCAGGCGGGGAATCGACTGCTtacgcttcttcttcttcaggtTCTCGAGCGGTGCAATGCGGGATTTGGAAGCCAGCAAGCGGACGGTGACGTCGCCGTTGGCCGAAACGGTTCGGATGTAGATGCACGCACCGTAAGCGTTGACTGAAGCGTCGCAGAACCCGTGAAGCTGCACATTCCGGTCATCAGCACCTAAGCCAATCCAGCGGGGTATTGACAGGCTGTCCAGACCGGCTAGATTTCTGCGGTATTCTCGCCAGTACTCCTGCAGATCTTCTGGCAGAGCGGCGTCCCAGTCCAGTTCCATGCGCCACAGCTTCTGCACGAAGATTTTTGCTTGGACAACGACAGGACCGATCAGCCCGTACGGGTCGAAGATCATGGCCATGTCTGAGGCCACGACACGCTTCGTGATCACTGCAACGTCGTTCCACTTTGGCGATCTGAAACGGAAACAGTCCGTACTTGGCTCCCAGACGAGCCCGAGCGTCTTGACGGTTGCGTCAGACGTGTCCAGTTCAAGCAGAGTCCGTTCGTCGCGAAGATGTTCCGGGACGTCGAGCAGGATGTCTCGAGAGTTTGAATGCCACTTTCGCAACGAGAATCCACCAGATTCCATCAGATCGACCATTTCGGCGACTAGCTCTTTTCCTTCTGCGACCGTGTGCGCACCTGCCAGCATGTCGTCAACGTAGAAGTCACGTTTGAGGACCTTGGCAGCGGATGGGTGCGTCTTTTCTCCGATCTCACCGAGTTTTTGCAAGCACTTTGTTGCTAAATACGGCGCAGACGCCGTTCCGTACGTGACAGTTGTCAGCTCGTAGATTCGGATGGGTTCGTCCACATTGTCTCTCCAAACGATTCTCTGCAGTCTCTGGTCGTCAGGCTGGACGCGAATCATACGGTACATCTTGGCGATGTCAGCGACGATGGCAACAGCGTGGAGTCGAAAGCGTAGCGCAATGTCCAGTAAATCGTCCTGCACAACTGGTCCCACCATGAGCGCATCGTTCAGAGCAACTCCGGTAGACGTGCGACACGAAGCATCAAACACCACGCGGAGCTTCGTAGTGGTGCTGTCCGGCCTCAAGACGCAGTGGTGTGGCAGGTAATACGCTAACTCTCCCCCGGCCGTGTCGCCGGCAACCCGTTTCATGTGTCCCATGGCTTCATACTCGTGAATAAAATCACTGTACTGTTGTTTCAGGTCTGGATTTGCTGACAGCCGCTTCTCCAGTCCCAGGAAGCGTTTGATGGCTGTTGATCTGGACTCACCGAGACGCTGGACAGCATACTTTTTCTTGGGCAGCGTCACAACAAATCTGCCAGTTTCGTCACGAACCGTCGTCTCCTCGAACAGCTGCTCGCACGTGGATTCTTCGATCGAGTGCGTGCTCTTGGTGCGGCACGTTTCCAGTTCCCAAAATCTGGTCAGCAGCTCGTCGATTGCCGCGACGGATACGAGAGACGTCGATTCTGGAACGCTGCCGGGAAGCCGGCCGGAAATGATCCAACCGAACACCGTGTTGTGCAGCGTGGGACCGTCAGCAGCTGGTTTCACCCGTTCGTCCGTCAGCAAGTCCATGTAGAACTCGGCACCAATAATGACGTCCACTGGGCCGGTTTTGTGGAACTCCGGATCAGCCAGGAACATCCAGTCGGGCAGCTGAATTGTAGACGGGTCGATGTACGACGTCGGCAGCGAGATGTTGAGCTTGGGCAGGACGTGGAACTGCATCTCCGACTCGTACGCTGAAATCTGATCGGAACGCGGACCGACATCTGCACGCACGAGCAGCGTCGACACACAACGGGACGTTCCGATCCCCTGGATCGGCAAATACGACGATTGTCGCTCGAATTTGAGTCTTCGCGAGAACTCTCTGGTCATCAGACAGTGCTGTGAGCACGAGTCAAGAAGCGCACGCGCTAGCAGCGTGTTTCCGAAGCGGTCTTTAATACGGATGAGCGCGGTTGACAGGATGATGTTGTGTGTGGGCGTGACGGGTAGTGCAACGTAGTTTTGGCTAGTGGTTTGTGGCTGTGTGGCTTGAGAGTCTGTAGTCTGTAGGTTAGTCTGATTAGCAGGTGCATTGTTGGCTGGAGTGTGTGTTGTCTGATTCTTGTTCTGTGGTCTGGGTTGTTGTCGCTGTACTGAGGTCGTCGCGGTTGGTCTCGACTGCTGTTGTGGAACGGAGGATCTCATCTGATCGTTGTGCAGCATCGAGTGATGTTTCTGGTGACAGTGGTGGCAAGTTCCTCCTTCGCACATCCGCGGGTTATGTCCAGGCTTCAGGCAGTTTCTGCACAGCTTGTTTCTCGAAACAGCGTCGTTGCGCTCCGAGATCGtcatcttctgaaacttgaagCACCGGAACGGGGTGTGCCACGGGCCGCTGCAAAAGTGACACTGGTTGCTGCTCCGCACAGCAGTATGACAGACCGCTGCCTTCGGAGGGCGCTGTTCCGACGGTTTCGCTTTCGCTCGTTGGATCGACTGAAGAACCGAACAGTGGCCGCGCAGGTACTCCAGTAGAGCCTTGTAGGTTGGGACATCCTTGCTGTTGTGGTGGGTCTCCCAATTCCTAAGCGTGGCCGAGTCCAGCTTTGAGCACAGGACGTGCGCCATAACCGTACTCCAGTTGGCAGTATTTTCGCCCATCTTGTCCAGCATCTGCAGATTTTTCTCAAACTCACCAAGCAGGTGGCTGAGACCGTCGTACGACTCCTTGGTCAGCGGTTCCAGATCCAGAATGACATCGAGGTGGGCTTTCACGATCAGCTTCTTGTTTCCGTACTCCTCCTCCAGCGCGGACCACGCGACGGAGTAGTTTTCTTCCGACAGATCGATGCCACTGATCTCCAGCAACGCAGGACCAGAAAGAGACGATTGGAGATAGGTGAACTTGTCCATCGATGTCAGCTTCGAGTTCCGGTGGATGAGACTTTTGAAGGTGTCACGGAAGGTCACCCACTCGCGCAGATTTCCGCTGAAGTTCGGCAGATGAATGTCAGGCAGCTTGACGCGCAACGGAAACGAGGTATCCGCATCACCAACACTTGGAGCTGTCTGTGCGACGACCTTGACCGGCCGCTTCGCAATCAGCATCGCCTTGACCTTGCAGAATTTGTTGTCGAACTCCTGTACCACCTGTAGATTGGCCTCTTCACGATGTGACACGACCTCCTGCTTGACCTTCGGTTCCGCATCCGCGTACTTGGCCGCATCCTTTTCTTCCAGCAGCAACTCCAGCTTCGTCCGTAGGTTCGTAAACTCCAGGTACACGTCGTTCAGCATTCCGAGTCGAACTTCCAGCTGGCACTCGTGTTCTTCCGCCTTGTAGTGCTCGACGAACTGATTCAGCACCTCCAGCTTGTTCAGCAGGATCTCCTGCTTCTTCCGCAAAGTCTGCAGATCGCCCATCGTGACCACTGATCGCCAACTGAATAACATCCACTTTCACTTTCAGATTCACCGGAAACAGACAGATCGACTCGACGTTCCACGACGCGACCGCGCAAGACAGATTGCGAACTGTACGACCCAGTACTGACAGCAGCGACAGGGGAATCGACCAGGGAATTCCAGAGGACCAGACAGAACAACACAACACTCATGCAACCTGACTAGACTAATAAAAACTCTCGtgcaattttattttgtaaGCCAACTTTATTTTCGTCCGCAAAAACCAAACTAACCGAGCCACCGTACTACGTGCAAATACTCTCCTGAATCTGCTTCGGAATCCGCCAAATCCGTCCCGAAAGCTCCAGCCGCAATCAATCACGAACTCGAACGATGACGTCAGCCAACCGGTTGAGATGGTGACGTCGCGACGCTTGCCAAAGCGCGCGCACCGTGAGTCGCCGTGAGTTCCGCGATGGCGAAATCTTCTTCACCGCACTGCACTGATCGCCGCCGCTTTTGTTCAAGACGAACAATTCACTTTTCTATGCACAATTGTGCCACTGTTCAGCTCcgctttttgggattttttccgcactttttggcacttttttcaCGGATTTTCCGTGCACTTTTTGTCCGTTGGTTCACGCGCAGCACGCACCAAAACTGTCCAGGCGCGCTTCTGCACCGTTCACTTCAGGCTGCTCTTCGCGAGCCGGCCTACACTTCGCACTGAACTGTCCGTTTCGCAAAGTGTCCCGAACCTGGCCAGACCGGATCCTTcggatccggttcgaaggaccaaatgTTCGCGCGTGTGGTCGGTTCGGGAGATTTCGGACGCAGTAAAACACCGTTTTTAAACTACGCGaactaaaacaattttattgcgCGAACAGAAAAACGTTTATTTTAAAACGCGTAACCGTCTGGCGTAGTCGGCAGTTTATTTCTAACTATAATCTAAAATCCATTGTACATGGGAGGCTGGCCGGGAGAGATCAAGTAGAGCGAGGATTCCCTCTGCTCTCTGCTGGCTCTCATCAAAGATGGACCAGGGACGGTGTGAGAAAGACAAGGACAGTGTAACATTTATTCGTGTGGATCACATCTAGG
Protein-coding sequences here:
- the LOC119766391 gene encoding uncharacterized protein LOC119766391; the encoded protein is MGDLQTLRKKQEILLNKLEVLNQFVEHYKAEEHECQLEVRLGMLNDVYLEFTNLRTKLELLLEEKDAAKYADAEPKVKQEVVSHREEANLQVVQEFDNKFCKVKAMLIAKRPVKVVAQTAPSVGDADTSFPLRVKLPDIHLPNFSGNLREWVTFRDTFKSLIHRNSKLTSMDKFTYLQSSLSGPALLEISGIDLSEENYSVAWSALEEEYGNKKLIVKAHLDVILDLEPLTKESYDGLSHLLGEFEKNLQMLDKMGENTANWSTVMAHVLCSKLDSATLRNWETHHNSKDVPTYKALLEYLRGHCSVLQSIQRAKAKPSEQRPPKAAVCHTAVRSSNQCHFCSGPWHTPFRCFKFQKMTISERNDAVSRNKLCRNCLKPGHNPRMCEGGTCHHCHQKHHSMLHNDQMRSSVPQQQSRPTATTSVQRQQPRPQNKNQTTHTPANNAPANQTNLQTTDSQATQPQTTSQNYVALPVTPTHNIILSTALIRIKDRFGNTLLARALLDSCSQHCLMTREFSRRLKFERQSSYLPIQGIGTSRCVSTLLVRADVGPRSDQISAYESEMQFHVLPKLNISLPTSYIDPSTIQLPDWMFLADPEFHKTGPVDVIIGAEFYMDLLTDERVKPAADGPTLHNTVFGWIISGRLPGSVPESTSLVSVAAIDELLTRFWELETCRTKSTHSIEESTCEQLFEETTVRDETGRFVVTLPKKKYAVQRLGESRSTAIKRFLGLEKRLSANPDLKQQYSDFIHEYEAMGHMKRVAGDTAGGELAYYLPHHCVLRPDSTTTKLRVVFDASCRTSTGVALNDALMVGPVVQDDLLDIALRFRLHAVAIVADIAKMYRMIRVQPDDQRLQRIVWRDNVDEPIRIYELTTVTYGTASAPYLATKCLQKLGEIGEKTHPSAAKVLKRDFYVDDMLAGAHTVAEGKELVAEMVDLMESGGFSLRKWHSNSRDILLDVPEHLRDERTLLELDTSDATVKTLGLVWEPSTDCFRFRSPKWNDVAVITKRVVASDMAMIFDPYGLIGPVVVQAKIFVQKLWRMELDWDAALPEDLQEYWREYRRNLAGLDSLSIPRWIGLGADDRNVQLHGFCDASVNAYGACIYIRTVSANGDVTVRLLASKSRIAPLENLKKKKRKQSIPRLELASALLLAHLYEKVANAINFRGKAFFWTDSMIVRCWLASLPSRWNQFVANRVSEIQHLTESGSWDHVPGLENPADIISRGMTPMQLQYSKLWFNGPDWLSLDHQHWPHAQVPNAADFDHEELEEHNAVAAVAHDAEPCRLFTANSSYTVTIRTTAVIYRFCFNSCAANKHCRRVGPLTAEELEVALKKLVRLAQRECFPEEYDALSRDRAIPSNSRIAALNPRIVDGILCVGGRLQHAAVSDNRKHPYILDHRHPFTKLIVTHYHETMFHAGQQLLISALRERFWPINIRNLVREVIHKCVDCFRVKPKVLDQLMADLPPERVTPCTPFARVGVDYCGPFQVAYPQRRARPVKCFVAIFVCLVTKAVHLELAADLTTQAFLAALKRFTARRGKPKLVMCDNAKNFVGARRELSELAKLFLSQQFEEEIIRETANDSIEFKFIPARSPNFGGLWESAVKSFKLLFKRTIGLHTLLYDEFQTVLVQIEAILNSRPLTPLSNDPADFEALTPGHFLIQRPLTAIPEPNLDHIPENRLSAWQTVQRYTQQLWKKWSNLYLSDLHNRTKWTKQKDNVAVGTMVLLKDENLPPLKWQLGRVSDVHPGADGNIRVVTVRTKDGSYQRAISKICILPIRDNLSTAQGEN